TGGAATACCTAATTAGTTTAGTTgaaatttttagaaatttataGTGCAATAAAAATCTTTATGATTTTTGAATACCAAGTGGCCCAATCAGAGTGTGCCACGTGTCATGCAAACATTACCACCTCATCACAAGAATTTCCCATTGTTGGTGATGTCCAATGCTAGGTGAAAAGTGCTTTTGCTATTAGGATTGTTTACCTGGGCTTAATTGGAATTGGACTCAAGTTTCAAACTCGAGCCAGAACCCAGATGGAACCCAATTTTGAGACACGGAAATTCGGGTTTCGTGTTGtacttggattttttttaagtctatatatatgtattacttttttttaagaaaaaagtaatgatgaaaatcatattattaattGCATTGAACAttgtccataataataaaaatatatcaaagtaGAATActaaattttagataaaaaataattaaaagtataaacaactaattacctttttaactaaatgcatgtaaaaaagagagaagaaatccAATATTCATCATGTAAATTGCATGCACCACACAATGCAATCTACTACATATCACATTGTTAAagatttatacattacattacacaACACAATacattactttttaatcaaacaGCTCCGCATTGGGACGGTCGGGCTATTAAACTTAGAAGAGTAGTTGTCCATTCAGACATTGACACGtaggaaaaaaatacaataaactagTTAGACTTCACCATACAGAATCACCACACACAAGAGGCAGAAATTGTTCTTCTCCAAGCTCTCTTCCTCTTTTCGTCTTTGTCTCCAAGCTCTCAAGCCCGTTGGCCACACAAATTTCGCTCCCTTCAAATTCGCACCACCAACTTAGTCCCTACCTCAAATTCACTCACTTCACTACCAATCAAGCCATCCTCAAAATAAGATTAAGGTTTACCTATTGAGTATAGTTgagggaggaaaaagaagaagacgaagcaGAGATGGTCGACTGAGATCGCTAGCAACCATGGTCGAGGGAGTCTaccgaaaaataaaaaattatggttGGTCCAGCACTTCATcagacccttttttttttttttttgtcgacTTTTTCTTCTAATCCTTCTAGAGTCTTTTCTATCTATGGTTTTCCAGCTTCTTTGTCTAGTTTTTGCCTCTcattaaaaaatgaaacaatcTCCCTGTTTTTACAGAAAGCTAGCACAAAAgggttttttgaaaaaatgaattaattttgTCCAGACCCACCCTTTAAGATCCAAACCTCTTTGATTTTGCTGAGCCATTGATGTGAAACATAATGCTTTCACACTTTCAACCAAGTGCATATCCACTTTCAGTCAAATACGAAACGTAACACTTTGGAAGAAGGTGTAGACATACTTTCCTCGACTCTTtgtgcaactttttttttttaactattcgGAACAAAAACTAAAGATTTATGCACACATTGCGGTATGAGAAGGAAGTGGGAACATACATTtggaatggttttttttttttttttttttttttgtgcggTGAAGAAGTGAGAGAGGCATGGAAGACGAATGAGTGTATGGAGTCTTTGATCGGGTGTATGCAAATGCAGACTAAACACAATAAATAACTTACGTGGCACCTAATTATTGGAGGGTTGTTTAGTGAAGGGGAGCAGCTAGACCGCTCCCTAGGTATTCTCTTCATCAAAAGTAAAACAAAGACACTAAATTTCCTTCTCCAACAAGTGAGGCAACACCTTCTCAAGTTAATCCTTGTCTTAGTTGCTTTGCCCTACTCAGTATCAATAGTATTCAACAAAATCAACACcacttcaatattcttgatAGCATTGTAAGGGAGGTCGTTCTCAATGTTGGGCCAAACCATGCAGCCTAGCTCATGAGACACCGATGGGTATCGGGGTAGCCCGGCAATAGGAAATTGGTATGAAATGATAGGACGAGTCGAGCCCGAAGGGAGAGGTCGACCCAGAAAGGAGCAATGATATCTCACACACTAAATACGGACCACTCAGTCAGAAGGCCTGATATTTCTACTAGCCGACAAGCCATCTACACATGGACAGGCATGGTCACTACCCCAGGTTACTGACGACTGGACAGGCATGGAGAGTGGGCTCACGAGTTCAAGACCATGCCTTAGTTAATGAAGGACAGGAAAACACGCCACCACCTGGTGACAGATTCGTCAAAGTGGCCGCAATCAAGGATGGCAGGTCTATTGTGTGGTAGGAAGATGGTAGACAGCACGACCTAGGTACGATGTGGCAGATCCATGATTGACCTTGTAAgggaccaccaccaccaccaggtATATATACCCACCCCTAAGGGGTTTGGGGCTCTCAGATTATTCTCCTTCTAAATTCCCTAACAACGGGTattgacttaggcatcggaggtGTTTCTCATTACCTTGAGCCTTGACTCCTTGCTTTCTTGTAGGTACCAAACGGAAGGGAATTGTGGAGTTGCTTGAGCTACgaaacacaacatcaacaaGCATTAAAGCACAACATTTGCTTTTTTCTTCAAGAGGTATAAAGCCCAGTATTCTGGtgcagtttgaaaaaaaaatgagcagaTGATACTTAATGCCATGGCAAGATGCTTTGTGGGGAAAATTATAGTGTGAAAAACTATATCGAGAAAAAGCCTACGAACCTTCCAAATTctaatttattagaaaattgTGGATCTTCAAGAAAGCATTTGAGAGCCAACTATCTATCCGATTATTCTTCCAAGCCATTTGCCTCTCCAATCATTGAAAAGTGATAAAGGGAATTTTGACTTGATATGAAGTTAAATGACTCAAACAACACATTTAGTTATACATATCAGTTTTGAATTACTCATAAAGAACCCAAGTCTCAATGATTTGACACAAATTTTCACTCCTAATTCAGGACTTACCCTGGTTTCAACTTTGCCACTTTATACATGGCAGTTTAGAATTGCCCATTGTTTTCACAAGGATAGGAACCATGGCTATAGTACTTTTAAGACATTATCAGCTATTCTCAGCAATCTTTGCCATCACAAACGAGTAAGTTCATTAACAACACTACATATGACATTCTTTCGACTCACATGTATTGATTTCTTTTGAGATCTGTAGCCAGGATAAGTACTGTTATGCAAAATAGATACACTAACGATGGCAAacaaataaaagcatgcaaCGATCAAAATCACATGACACACAATTTACATTGTTTAGCAACTTGCTTACGTCCATAAAGCTGCAAAAATCTTATTAACTAGAGGATATTACAATCAACTCAAACTCAACTCACTCTCTATAGGGCTTTTGCTCTCTCTCACACAATATACACTCACTTAACTATTGTTCACTCTCTCTAATAGGCTGAAAATCGTACACAATAAGTCAAAATATGACATATATAGAAACGGCATTGGAAACCCTAATCTAGCAAAACTTGAGTCCTTTGCTTGAGCAGTGTGTTGAGTGCGCATCAAGCGAATAGCCAATCAAAATTAGCTCAAGCAAACACTATGGTTTGCATCTCACTCGAGGCCACTGTCGCGCGAGACTCGAGCAAACTCATGGGTTGAGCTtggctcgagctcactgtcgagtgTACCACAAGCAAACTCACGAATTGAGCTTCAGTCGAGTACACTCTTTGTTTCTCGATTTTCTGCTCACAAACTAGGCTCCACATAGAACCCAATAATAAGTGCATTTATGTTGGTAAATATTACATTACTTGCACGaaacacttttattttattttattttttattttatggtaaTGTTGTGTACAACACTTTCTTTGGAAAGAATGCATGCTGATATCTGTGCATTTATCTTGCTCTTTTCAAATAAGCATGCAGTTTGATTAAACCAAAactcatatatcatatatgcTCAGCAAAATGCTCAGTATATATTACTGGACGAAGGCATTTCGAAGCAAAGCAGTTTTATGAAACCTCAGGCCAAACAAGATTGGAAAATTATCTTAATGACTATTTTACAACTCTTTCCAATTGGATGGtagttatataaaattgaaattattttaaatgaagtgACACAATTATATCTATTGATAATAATGAGTCGGTACAAGAGTCGTAGGATTGAAACAGCCAATGGATCGCCCTAATTCTTTAACTGCATGATGATGCCGGCCATGTTTAAAGGCAAAAAACTTCTGGAGCCCCCCATTTGAGGAAATCCACACAAAGAAACGTATATGGACAGCGTTGCCAAAAATCTatctgtttattttttgaaaatatattaatcATCTTTGATGAGGATGCCATTACTTATTAAAAGGGAGAACGTATGCAATCTGATTTCTAAATTTATCCGACATGACTTCCTGCATAGCAGAGAGAGGATCGAACAGAGACTGGTGCTTTATCATGGTGTCATGCCCAATACatgcagttttttcttttattcttcctccttttttttttttttttttttttcagatgatgaagatgatacCTTCTCCAGAGCACTCAAGTTATTAGTGGTCAGTGATTTCTCagttttatataattacttatatttgaatcatcatcttTGGGTAAATGTCTTAATTCAATGCTTCAGGATAAGGGTCTGTTGAAGGAGGGAGAGCATGTCACTCTAGTCCAAAGTGATGCTCAATCAATCTGGTGTGTAGAATCCGCCCACCACATTCCAGTTCTAAAGTTCCAAGGTCGATTTTTATCAGTGAAGAGACTTTTACTTCAaatgtaaaaaagaaatatcagtTTGATTTAGACTTCTAACAAATGTCAAAATATGCTGGTTGATATCTAAGTTTAGTAGTGATCATTGTAATCCGAGCTTGTTTAAGTTTTGCCAACTCTGGCTGTGGATTTCTTTTGCAAATTTATGACATAGAACTTGGTCTCTACTTACCTGAAAAAAGAACTTTAATTTTGTGAATGTTTAAGCTTCTTTCTCACTACACTACATTTTCTTCTTGAGGTTCTCTTCCCCTATTACCGTAGCACTCCTTCACATTAGTGCCACTACGTGTCATTTATACATATGACAAAGCTGGACTGTTTTCCAGTAGTATTATGGGACTGTcatttgtatatatcatttgTGGGAGGATGtagttatgttttatttatttattttttattttttacttacatATAGATtctgttaagaaaaaaatcttaACCTTCACTGTTCTTTACAACTGAGAGAACAACTGTTGGAGTTGAGTGCAAAACGTGCaggattttctttctttccatgAATCTGAGGAAACTGTTAATGGGCATTCAGCGGCCCTTTATCAGTCTATACAACTTCAAGTGCAGAGCTAATGCCGAGCTAGGTTACGAATGCTTTGGCATATAGTATAAGCCAATCAATGCAACATGAGAACTACTATCTTATTTCCCCGTGATACATAACTGCAATTCACATAACTATCACATTTGTTCTGGAAATCTTATTTTTGAATATCAAGGGACAGAATAAGGCAAAGCATTGGACATCTAAAGTCTAAAATGATTGTAGCTGTTTGATTCAGGTGGTTCTCTCTTACTAATCATgccattttagtttttaatatatatatttatatatgttcaaATCTTTTCCACTAAAATGTCTGCAAATAAATATGAAAGCAAGGTGATTGTATCATTCTTAAAAAAACTCTTATGAAACCATATGATGTGCAATTTTTACAGAGAGCCAAAGTATTTTACATTAGAACGCTATCAAGCAAATTTTTTCTTGTCCATTATAGAAAAGGAAGCAAATGTCCTTAAGCCAAACTCTTCAGAATCAACTCTGCATAACCTAGCTTGCTCCAAGAGCATTGGAGCATGAAGAGAAATATCTGCACTGAGTTAGGTGTTGGAGAAACAGCAAGGAGCGAGTGTAAGACACTTTGATGAGAATGAGTTTCTCTTACTGCATCTATCTTCAAGCAGGAACATATGCCAGTGTTTAGGGCTATCCCATTCCTCTTATACATAATCTAAGCTGGTACCACGAGCCATAATATGTCTTGCCGATGTTCTTATATATACATCAGACTCCCAAGTCTTCTGCCTCatatttctcttcaaatcttcctTCCAACTTGATAGACTTGTACCACTTAGCACAACAAATATAGATAACCAAATCTATTGTTGTCAAGGCGGCTAACAGGAAGTAAAACCTGTCCAGGTGACCTTTGTTGAGATTTCCTGGGATCCATCCTGGCATGTGATCCTCAGTTGAGATCTTCATAACCATACTCACAAGCAAGCTGCTCACATAATTCCCAAGAGAGATAGATGCCATGCAAAGTGCACTTCCAAAGCTCTTTAACCCATCTGGTGTTTGTGCATTAAAGAACTCCAACTGTCCCACATACATGAAAACTTCAGAAGCTCCTATAAAGGCATACTGAGGAATTTGCCAAAAGATACTCAAGGAGCTTGAGCCTTCACAGTGTGTGCAGTCTTTTCTTGCATACTTTAGCCTATAGCATTCCAGTATCCCAGCTGAAACCATTGCCATCACTGCTATAATAAGGCCAATGCCCATTCTCTGAAGCTCAGTGAGTCCCTTGGAATCTGATTTCTTAATTCTACTTACAAGTGGGTCAAGAACTCGCCGGTAAAGGAAGATAAAAACTGCTACGCTGGTTATGTCAAAGCTAGACATGCTTGCAGGTGGGATTCGGAAGTTTGAGATGGTAGTTTTCATGGCAGCACCTTGCTCCACAAAGAGAGAGGCCATTTGTGCGAAGACTACAGAGTAGAGTATGGTGCAGAGCCAAATTGGGAGTAGTCTTAGAATGCATTTAACTTCTTCTACTTGGGTGATTGCGCAGAGCCGCCAGGGATTATGAACACCCTGGTTCCGGTCCTCAAAGTCCATTGATGAGATAAATGCTGCCCTATCCAAGAACCTACATGAGAAATCAAAATGGGATAGCATCACAATGGATAGTCATAAATTATATCCATTCAGGTGCAGTTTTATATTGGAGTCCTAAAAACCATCACGAAGTAAGCAATCTGATAAAGCTTCAGCCAAGTTTTATGAGTCAAAATGGACTAAATTACATGCCAAATTCCAGTGATCATGATTTTATACTTACTTGAAGCCATTGGTGTGGAGTATCCTTCTACAACCATTAGTGGAAGACTGTTGTCCATCCACTTCATACAAGCCCTCTGCACTTGGTGGCATCTCGACCCCCCACTTTTTCACTGCAGCAACTATGACCTGGCAAAACCTGGAGAGAGGGTTGCCACTTGGCTTGAAGTGCCTATACCTTGGGGTCCCAACAAGAAACAAGACTAATGCTGCA
This Carya illinoinensis cultivar Pawnee chromosome 11, C.illinoinensisPawnee_v1, whole genome shotgun sequence DNA region includes the following protein-coding sequences:
- the LOC122280575 gene encoding protein NRT1/ PTR FAMILY 7.3-like yields the protein MACLELSKEVKSKEGQEACTLDGSVDWHGRSAIRGKSGGWFAGIILLLNQGLATLAFFGVGVNLVLFLTRVLQQNNADAANNVSKWTGTVYIFSLVGAFLSDSYWGRYKTCAIFQVIFVTGLVSLSLSSYLFLVRPRGCGDGENLCSTHSNVEIGLFYISIYLVALGNGGYQPNICTFGADQFDEESPKEGHSKVAFFSYFYLAFNLGSLFSNTILVYFEDEGMWALGFWASAGSAFAALVLFLVGTPRYRHFKPSGNPLSRFCQVIVAAVKKWGVEMPPSAEGLYEVDGQQSSTNGCRRILHTNGFKFLDRAAFISSMDFEDRNQGVHNPWRLCAITQVEEVKCILRLLPIWLCTILYSVVFAQMASLFVEQGAAMKTTISNFRIPPASMSSFDITSVAVFIFLYRRVLDPLVSRIKKSDSKGLTELQRMGIGLIIAVMAMVSAGILECYRLKYARKDCTHCEGSSSLSIFWQIPQYAFIGASEVFMYVGQLEFFNAQTPDGLKSFGSALCMASISLGNYVSSLLVSMVMKISTEDHMPGWIPGNLNKGHLDRFYFLLAALTTIDLVIYICCAKWYKSIKLEGRFEEKYEAEDLGV